Proteins found in one Coffea eugenioides isolate CCC68of chromosome 5, Ceug_1.0, whole genome shotgun sequence genomic segment:
- the LOC113772235 gene encoding vesicle-associated protein 4-2-like gives MAVANEKPPMSEVKVWSFCRLPFWQSTNNAAAGGGGGGSGSSSLQQNHLAAADHQPSIKVASVAKSFLPTRRRLGLDPPNKLYFPYEPGKQVKSAIRIRNITKTHVAFKFQTTAPKSCYMRPPGGILAPDESLIATVFKFVEPPESNDKLDGLKSRVKFKIMSLKVKGDMDYVPELFDEQRDQVAVEQILRVVFLEPDHPTPALEKLNRQLAEAEAELEIRKRPPPEDKGPRVLGEGLVIDEWKERRERYLARQLVEGVDSV, from the exons ATGGCAGTTGCTAATGAGAAACCACCAATGTCTGAAGTTAAGGTTTGGAGTTTCTGTAGATTGCCTTTCTGGCAATCCACCAATAATGCAGCTGccggtggtggtggtggtggcagTGGCTCTTCATCCTTGCAGCAAAACCATCTTGCTGCTGCTGATCATCAACCTTCCATCAAGGTCGCTTCTGTGGCCAAGTCCTTTCTTCCTACTCGCCGTAGACTCGGTCTTGATCCCCCCAACAAGCTCTATTTTCCCT ATGAACCtggtaaacaagtcaaaagcgCAATTCGGATTAGAAACATCACCAAGACTCATGTTGCCTTCAAG TTCCAAACAACTGCACCAAAGAGTTGTTACATGCGTCCTCCGGGAGGCATACTTGCTCCTGATGAGAGTCTAATTGCCACAG TTTTCAAGTTTGTGGAGCCTCCAGAGTCCAATGACAAACTGGATGGTCTAAAGAGCAGGGTCAAGTTCAAGATCATGAGCTTGAAAGTAAAGGGAGATATGGATTATGTACCAGAGCTG TTTGATGAGCAGAGGGATCAAGTTGCTGTTGAACAGATTCTGCGGGTTGTTTTCCTGGAGCCTGATCATCCTACCCCA GCACTCGAAAAACTGAATCGTCAGCTAGCTGAGGCTGAGGCTGAGCTTGAGATACGCAAAAGGCCTCCTCCAGAGGACAAAGGTCCAAGAGTTCTTGGGGAAGGTCTTGTCATTGATGAATGG AAGGAAAGGAGGGAAAGATATCTTGCAAGACAACTGGTCGAAGGAGTTGATTCAGTATAA